A window of Fragaria vesca subsp. vesca linkage group LG7, FraVesHawaii_1.0, whole genome shotgun sequence contains these coding sequences:
- the LOC101305413 gene encoding uncharacterized protein LOC101305413 has translation MFRSLLPKLSEPPTPPNEFELDFRVIERIGGRVYKAIHDSGKFIVVKKIPIPEDGSKENQIKMLEDEVRNLQSLSHPNIVQYLGTRRAEGTLFILMEFWGTSLFNKFAVLLNETRTRRYTIQLLQGLKYLHERKTVHGNIKGANIQVDASGDIKLADFGLSAHSNLVGNQSSSAYRHAIEIFQPPPHLDLSADIWCVGCTMIELTSGKDPWSRESWSNYLLPKKFSFHAKDFLQDCLQWEQQEDSRLATFVLLQHPFLNPTFDVRPTQLLPRESLVAEVLHSSSPSPNYAAAAAARLILDHHYGISGVEAAADEPSPITVEPPIMQSRPNQAFGLQHGTAGAVPFSLTLSSNIGSTSGSQSPIRWDEHNLTLIGSGSSGPVYLAKDQSGFPIAVKKAHIRELDEVKLLSKLSHKNIVKYLGVETKEETSYILLEYVHGESISSQLMKRPFSENKIRTYTQQLLSGLQYLHQKEIKHGDIKGANILIDADGCIKLADFGLSKQGAQLWMAPEVLDKDLHNSRFTYKSDIWSVGCTVIEMATGEDPWRRKYHAGDSFLKHMDKSDSVPTIPYNLSSDLKQFLRRCLQREQDLRPSASQLLQDPFITGQNIPQPSTGRVRGGPSTSGGGRHPRPPVATVCFGGSVRPPASSRGGVHPPAASRGGVHPPATSRGGVRPRPPATGRGGVRPHPPDASRGGIHPRSPTARAASRGFQPHPTSTARVGGLGSHLVAARGCCVPPHLPALRRGGLHPHLGAVRGGGVRPHLPAGGLHPHLAAVRGGGVRPN, from the exons ATGTTCAGATCTTTGCTTCCAAAGCTCTCAGAACCCCCAACACCTCCAAACGAATTCGAGTTGGACTTCCGTGTTATAGAAAGGATCGGCGGCCGTGTGTACAAGGCAATACATGATTCCGGAAAATTTATCGTTGTTAAAAAG ATTCCAATTCCAGAAGATGGTTCCAAAGAAAACCAG ATTAAGATGCTTGAAGATGAAGTGAGGAATCTACAATCGCTGTCTCATCCAAATATTGTT CAATATTTGGGAACGAGGAGAGCTGAGGGAACTTTGTTTATCTTGATGGAATTCTGGGGCACATCACTCTTTAACAAATTTGCAGTACTGCTCAACGAGACC AGAACAAGAAGATACACCATTCAGTTGCTGCAGGGACTAAAATATTTACATGAACGAAAAACTGTGCACGGAAATATTAAG GGAGCAAATATCCAGGTCGATGCTTCTGGAGACATTAAGCTCGCTGATTTTGGTCTATCAGCACAT TCGAATCTTGTGGGGAATCAGTCTTCATCCGCATACAGACATGCTATTGAAATATTTCAACCCCCGCCCCATCTCGACCT ATCTGCTGATATATGGTGTGTTGGGTGCACTATGATTGAGCTGACCAGTGGCAAGGATCCATGGAGTAGAGAGAGCTGGTCGAATTATCTTTTGCCTAAGAAATTTTCTTTTCATGCGAAAGACTTTTTGCAAGACTGTCTACAATG GGAACAACAAGAAGATTCGAGGCTAGCCACATTTGTCTTGCTTCAG CATCCATTCTTAAACCCTACATTCGACGTCCGACCTACTCAACTACTTCCGAGGGAAAGCCTAGTTGCTGAAGTACTACATTCTAGCTCACCTTCACCAAATTACGCAGCTGCAGCTGCTGCTAGGTTGATTCTAGATCATCATTATGGCATTTCAGGAGTTGAGGCAGCTGCTGATGAACCTTCACCTATTACTGTTGAACCTCCTATAATGCAGAGTCGACCTAACCAAGCCTTTGGACTTCAACATGGAACCGCCGGCGCAGTTCCTTTCAGTTTAACTCTTAGTTCCAATATTGGATCAACTTCCG GATCTCAGTCTCCGATTCGATGGGACGAGCACAACTTGACCTTGATCGGTTCCGGCTCATCTGGGCCTGTCTACTTGGCCAAAGATCAGTCTGGATTCCCTATTGCTGTCAAAAAG GCTCACATCAGGGAGCTGGATGAAGTGAAGCTTCTATCAAAATTGTCTCATAAGAACATTGTT AAATATTTGGGTGTGGAGACAAAGGAAGAAACCTCATATATTCTGTTGGAGTATGTTCATGGCGAATCTATTTCATCACAATTAATGAAGAGACCTTTCAGTGAGAAT AAAATAAGAACATACACGCAGCAGTTGTTGTCAGGACTACAATATTTACACCAAAAAGAAATCAAGCATGGTGACATCAAG GGCGCAAATATCCTTATTGATGCTGATGGATGCATTAAACTTGCAGATTTTGGTCTATCTAAACAG GGTGCACAACTCTGGATGGCTCCTGAAGTCCTTGACAAGGATCTGCATAATTCCAG ATTCACTTATAAGTCTGATATATGGAGTGTTGGGTGCACTGTTATTGAGATGGCCACTGGAGAGGATCCTTGGAGGCGAAAGTACCACGCAGGG GACTCATTTCTCAAACATATGGACAAATCGGATTCTGTTCCTACAATCCCTTACAATCTTTCTTCTGATCTGAAACAATTTTTGAGACGATGTTTGCAAAG GGAACAGGATTTGAGGCCATCTGCATCCCAGTTGCTTCAG GATCCATTCATAACCGGGCAAAACATCCCGCAACCATCTACTGGCAGGGTACGCGGCGGCCCTTCTACCAGCGGAGGCGGCAGACATCCTCGTCCTCCTGTTGCCACCGTATGCTTCGGAGGCAGCGTTCGTCCTCCTGCATCCAGCAGAGGCGGCGTCCATCCTCCAGCTGCCAGCAGAGGCGGCGTCCATCCTCCAGCTACCAGCAGAGGCGGCGTCCGTCCTCGTCCTCCAGCTACCGGCAGAGGCGGCGTCCGTCCTCATCCTCCAGATGCCAGCAGAGGTGGCATCCATCCTCGATCTCCTACTGCTAGAGCTGCTAGCAGAGGTTTTCAACCTCATCCTACTTCTACTGCTCGGGTAGGCGGCCTCGGTTCTCATCTTGTTGCTGCACGCGGATGCTGCGTTCCTCCACATCTTCCTGCACTCAGGAGAGGCGGCCTCCATCCTCATCTTGGTGCTGTTAGGGGAGGGGGCGTCCGTCCTCATCTTCCTGCAGGCGGCCTCCATCCTCATCTTGCTGCTGTTAGGGGAGGCGGCGTCCGTCCTAATTAG
- the LOC101294107 gene encoding F-box protein PP2-A13-like, with amino-acid sequence MGANLSGGVTDVEGMVQPRLGDIPESCVALVLMYMDPPEICMLARLNRAFRGASWADFVWEAKLPANYRFIVDKVFHEKSMVKNSGKRDIYTKLCRSISFDDGTKEFWLDKNNGGIHLSIASKALSITGIDDRRYWNFIASDESRFQTVAYLQQTWWLEVNGDFDFQFPLGKYSLFFRLHLGRSNKRLGRRVCNSEHVHGWNIKPVKFELTTSNGQRAVSEHYLDNPGNWVNYHVGDFVVDNPHALIKIKYSMTQIDCTHTKGGVCVDSVLIHPSGVGKER; translated from the exons ATGGGTGCTAATTTATCGGGTGGTGTTACGGACGTGGAGGGTATGGTGCAGCCGAGGCTTGGGGATATACCAGAGAGCTGTGTGGCGTTGGTTTTGATGTACATGGATCCGCCGGAGATTTGCATGCTGGCCCGATTGAACCGGGCTTTTCGGGGAGCTTCGTGGGCCGATTTCGTCTGGGAAGCGAAGTTACCGGCGAATTATCGGTTCATTGTGGACAAGGTGTTTCATGAGAAGAGTATGGTGAAGAATTCAGGGAAGAGGGATATCTATACCAAGCTTTGCAGGTCTATTTCATTTGATGATGGAACAAAG GAATTTTGGCTAGATAAGAACAATGGTGGTATTCATTTGTCGATTGCTTCAAAGGCGTTGTCGATTACAGGGATAGATGATCGAAGATATTGGAATTTCATAGCAAGTGATGAATCTAG GTTTCAGACAGTGGCTTATCTCCAACAAACATGGTGGCTTGAAGTTAATGGAGATTTTGACTTTCAATTTCCATTAGGGAAATATAGCCTGTTCTTTAGGCTCCACCTTGGCAGATCCAACAAGAGACTTGGTCGCCGAGTATGCAATTCGGAGCATGTTCATGGCTGGAACATAAAACCAGTGAAGTTTGAGCTTACGACTTCTAATGGTCAACGGGCTGTATCAGAACATTACTTGGACAACCCTGGAAATTGGGTCAATTACCATGTGGGAGATTTTGTTGTTGACAATCCTCATGCTTTGATCAAGATCAAATATTCGATGACCCAGATCGATTGTACACACACCAAAGGCGGTGTTTGTGTAGACTCTGTGTTGATACACCCTAGTGGTGTAGGAAAAGAGCGTTAG